One Salvia splendens isolate huo1 chromosome 12, SspV2, whole genome shotgun sequence genomic window carries:
- the LOC121759136 gene encoding short-chain dehydrogenase TIC 32 B, chloroplastic-like — translation MLETIGYLIGTAGASGFSSKSTAEQVTDLCPDLRPITAIITGATSGIGAETARVLAKRGARLVLPARSFKAAEETKGRILAEFPGSEIIVMGLDLSKLDSVRRFVAEFESLNLPLNLLINNAGKFSYDHGVTEDGIEMTFATNYLGHFLLTKLLLKKMIETAKTSGVQGRIVNVSSSIHTWFSGDMIHYLTLITKNKSEYDGTRAYALSKLANVLHTKELALRLREMEANVTANCVHPGIVRTRLTRDREGLITDLVFFLASKLLKTITQAAATSCYVATDPRLENVNGKYFSDCNEASASKLGSSSAEAARLWAASETMVSKPR, via the exons ATGCTGGAGACGATTGGCTACCTCATCGGCACCGCCGGCGCCAGCGGCTTCAGCAGCAAGTCCACCGCCGAGCAAGTCACTGACCTCTGCCCCGATCTCCGTCCTATCACCGCCATAATCACCG GAGCGACGTCGGGGATAGGAGCGGAGACGGCTCGGGTGCTGGCGAAGCGCGGCGCGCGGCTTGTGCTGCCGGCTCGGAGCTTCAAAGCCGCCGAGGAGACGAAGGGGCGCATTTTAGCCGAGTTTCCTGGCTCCGAAATCATAGTCATGGGACTCGATCTCAGCAAACTCGACTCGGTGCGCCGATTCGTTGCCGAGTTTGAGTCGCTCAATTTGCCTCTTAATCTTCTAAT AAATAATGCGGGGAAGTTCTCGTACGATCACGGTGTTACAGAGGATGGGATTGAGATGACTTTTGCCACAAATTATTTAG GCCACTTCTTGTTAACGAAGCTACTGCTGAAGAAAATGATTGAGACGGCGAAGACTAGCGGCGTGCAAGGGAGAATTGTGAACGTGTCTTCGAGTATTCATACCTGGTTTTCGGGTGATATGATCCATTATCTCACCTTAATTACCAAGAATAAGAG TGAATACGATGGGACACGTGCATATGCACTCTCGAAGCTGGCTAACGTTTTGCATACCAAGGAACTTGCCCTCAGGCTCAGG GAAATGGAAGCCAACGTGACAGCGAATTGTGTTCACCCTGGCATCGTCAGGACCAGGCTCACCAGGGACCGTGAAGGCCTAATTACag ATTTGGTTTTCTTTTTGGCTTCCAAGCTTTTGAAGACTATAACTCAG GCAGCTGCGACGTCTTGCTATGTAGCGACGGATCCAAGGTTGGAGAATGTGAATGGAAAGTATTTCTCAGATTGCAATGAAGCTTCGGCGTCTAAATTAGGATCGAGCTCTGCAGAAGCTGCGCGGTTATGGGCAGCCTCGGAAACTATGGTCTCCAAGCCGCGGTAG